The sequence TAAAAGAGGAGATAAAGCCTCGGCCTCCCACATGTGTAGACTTAGCTTGAGTTGCCAAGCCTTACAAATTGTGTTACAAATTTGGGGGAATAATCAAATGATTAGAGAAAAAGGTCACTGGTTGGATTTCTAAGGGCTAGAAATGTATGCTGTCGAAAAGTCCTTTTTGTATGCATGtgctgcatttatgtgtgtgtgtgtgtttgtgtgtgtgtgtgtgtgtgcgactgATGCTGCTGCACACCGAGACAGGTGTCGTCCCCTTAACTATGGCCTCTTGCCTCCTCTCTGTGGCATCATCCGGCAAACAGTTGTCAGCCCTGACGGGGGTCTACGCTTGTCGCTGGCCCACatcacagagagagggagaggagagagagagagggagagagagagaaagagaaggggtgggggtgggttgTGGAGAGGGAGGAAGTGAACTGAAGTGAGACAGTGTTTGTCTGCGCACGTGCACTTGTTCATacgtgtgtttttttgtgtgagtgtgtttgagcGTACAGTAGCTATGAGTCACACAGTGTGGGGGCTACAATGCATCTGCGCCCAGCACGACAAACGTGTACCGCTTGACTCTATTTCAAGTCTACAACCACATTCCATATGGTGTCAGATTAGCACACTATGATTAACTGTAGGGCCTGCTCTATTTTGCTGAGAGATGAATGAGATGTGTGGAATTCAGTGAGCGGATGTTTTATTGTCACTGTTTTGAGACCTGTGCTTCAGGGTCAGGGTTGTCCATTCAAACCAGTGCAGAGTATAAACAgagctgtttcttttttataggAAATGAGCAAGAATCCTCCATTATGATCAAGTGGGAGTGACTGGAAAATGAACCTTTGTCGGAGGCTTTGTATTTCTGTACAATTCAATGAAATCCTCCCTGTTTTAACCTCCGAATTCATTCCATATATCCTCCGTTATGCTCTGTTGCAAGTGCAGAGGTGATCACTGTCAATTCAAAGTGTTGCTATAGTAGACAGCTTAATGGTGAACAGCTGCCACCACCTGGTGAAGTTTAAAATTACACTCGCCTTGACATCATCATTACTCTGACAGCGTGTGCGTTTCAATGATGTCAGAAGCAATGTAAGCAAAATGAACACAGAGCATAATTGCATTAGATGATTCGTAGCTTGTTTTCACTGCTCTCCTGCTCTAGAAAGCTGCAATATGAATAAACTTAACTTCCTTCAGCTAAAACCAGTTTTTCTGCAGGAGCAGTAAAAGAATATCATTAAGctaaaaagagtaaaaactcTGCAACAATTGCCACATATACAAACAACTGATATtactaaatatatacacataaacaaatGATGGTGCATAATTCAAGTTTTGTCTAACAAAATTATGCTTTTATGTAGACCAGGTACTGTATGagtttccatttatttatttactgtatttctaaTCTATAAAACCAGGAACGTGCTGTTTATTTCCCCAACTTATGCTGAGTGCGCATTCCGCTTTCAAGGAGATTGTAAATTACACATGAGAGAGACCCAGAAGAGGTTGAGTAATCATTCTATCAAATAGTCATTATATCTATTTTGTATGCAGCCAATCACTCACAACAGAGTAAACACAATTTGTAATCCTCCACGAAACATTTCATCTTGTTAACACCGAAGCTCTGGTGTGCTCTGAAATATCCTCATGCCACAATGTTAACCTTTTAAGAAAAAGTGGTAAACACAGATTAACACAGTGCAAGTACATAGTTTGCTTACATAAACAACTTTGCAGTTGGTTGATACACCAAATAAAGtataaaagatcctcttcaagagctattgtatattttttgtagGGTATtacaaatgttaaaacaaagatattctgtcaaattcattcatttgtgtgcACTTTTTGGACCCAATAACagcatttttaatcaattttctttatatttatagcaaacaaatatataactacctgttttttttgtatttacatgttCTGCAACATAGATAACATGTTACatgttgtttgctttttgtcaaGGTACATGTTGCACCTCTGTATTCATTTACTTCGAGTCAAGACCTTTGACCCAGACTGCAGCACTGTCTGATCTTCTTTCTGCATCACAACACACATTTCCatctttaatgtattttaagcTTAAATGACTGCTATTAATACCTCTAACCATGACTGGAAACAGTTGGTCTCCCTAAAATTAGACTTATGGTCACCAGAAGTACAGACATCAGGCAAACCAACACTGATACACTCgtagaacaaaacaaaagtgagGCTTCAGGCCATGAATGTGAGTCTATAGAACCTGAATCATTATGCATTAAATATGGATTGCAGTATGTGCATTGGTTGTAAGAAACAGGCCCAATATAAACTCACTATATGACCAATGATTTATGGCTCAATATGCTGCACTTGGGAAAAACAGCTAATATCTCTCTCCTGGGAGTCTGCCAATTTTCTCTATGTCTCACTTCATAAGTTGACACATCAACATTTCTCACTTTCTATTTACATTCCTCTCACTTAACTTTTGTGCAGACGTGTACGTTCCTACTGAACATACAAGTGATTTATTCTCACGGTGCTTTTGTGATGGGTGCGCAATATCTTAAATAATGGAAAACCATCCATCCTCTGTCTCTATGGTGATGTTGCAGCTCAATATGCCTCATCAACACAAAGGCTgagttaaataaaacacatctaGGTAGTCAATACAAGCACATACACTGAGTTGTCTCCAGGGTCGTCATGTTCCTGTTGTTGCAATGATCTCCCTcagaatgtgtgtatgtgtgtgtatgtttgttctCTCCAGAGACCAACCAGACAAGCGGGTGAGCGAGAGatgctgatttatttttcttcaggAGTTAAAGTCATGTCAGCGCTTCATAACCCTAATCCGAACCACAAGTATcgactgaaaacaacaaaagaagaaagcaaGTTTCGACAATCTATATTTAAAGCACAAATCGTTCTGAGGAATTTTCTGCTCTCAGTTTGTGGCACATCAATGCCCCAGAAGGTGACAGCGAATGAGATAAATCATCCTCTTGATATATGTATGCAGCATAATTGCAGTCATCAGAGGCAACAGTCATTTTATCCGTCACAACAACAAGCCCCATGGCATCTCGGGATGGAGAACATACAGCACTCATTCGGTGACAAAGTGCCGCTAATCTCTCCATCCATTTTTCATTGTGATAGCTACTGTACACGCCTTGCTCCAGGGTGCGACTGAGGCCAGGAAAAGGAGAtgttggagagaggaggaggaggaagggaagagagagagagagaagtataTGTGGGTGGCACACCAGTGTCAACATCAGACATTTACAAAGAATTAGGCTGATCTATAATGTGTGCCACAGTAACAGCTGCTGAGATGCCAGAAGCACACAAGTGgaataaatacattaaactgGTTAGCTATTGAAAAGCATCCatctggagtgtgtgtgtttgtgtagactgacttgatctgtgtgtgtgtgtgtgtgtgtgtgtgtgtgtgtgtgtgtgtgtgtgtgtgtgcgcgcgcgtgaCTGCCACACATGCTCAATGCTTTGGCTTCAGGCCCTTTTTGCCGCCAATGTGTGGTACGATGAATGGAAAACTACACTCAACAAGGGATGCCTAACCAGCCATGGCAACGACTGGCTCACAGTGTCTTCGTATGGCAGCTAATCACAGACGATCATCAATCGCCTTGAAAAGATCAATTGGCTGAAACAGAATACTCGTTTCCATAAGTATCATATCAAACAGTCAATTGCAACAATCGGTTGAGATGCGCAACAGCAGAGTCTGCATTTTCTTTCCCTTTAAAGCTGCCTTTGAGTTCATTGTTTTTGCTCATACACCCACCAGTCAAATCCCACCCACGACTGACatattctgttctgttttgctCTACGTCTCGTCTTTTCAAGCACCACGGCGCTTTCCACAGCATATTCTCAACTTGCACAACAGAGAAGGAATCGCTTAACCAGAAAGTCAATGGAACAGTGAGAGCGTTCAGTCTTGTACATCGTGCTGAGGGCATAACGACACACAAATGAAACTAATTATTGATTAAATTCGAGATACCTTATCACATCTCTTATTCATTTGAACCTCATTTATTCCCTCTTAATTGCGTTGtgatgatttttcttttttgcatacAACAGGCTGGGATGAAATGTGAATAATAACAATGGTCCATTAGCATTCTCAGCATtctttttctaccttgctgactGTAGCGAGATAAAGAGGATCTAATCAAAtgataatgtttatttacagaaaaGTCCTATATACTGGGAGTTATTTGTTTTCAATCTGGAAAATCTACACTGAAACTAATACGATTTTTGATTAGAAGTGTTAAACTCTTAAGTAAACACTGAAGAATTGAAAGGAGTTACTGATAGTGGCAAACCCACTGAGAATTATCACCTAACTCTGCCATTACCATCagttgagcttttttttttaacgtctttcagctcattgttgtgGCTTCAAGGCCCACAAactactgttttggttcactctcacgaCTCTCATCAGCAAAGGAAGGAATGAAATAAAAGGTGTTAAGTGTATTTTGCTTGTACGTCTTCACATTCTTGGccaataaaactgattctgatagaacacaaagttgtagccgtgacagtagacaaagcttcagatatggatgttgctgcaaagtagctacaaattctaaaatgtggatgcttcacacacatcttcaatccagcagcacagaagatctatacaatcaccacagtttcaaggtggagacccaagattagtgtcaccaataCAGTatccaaatgtgaaatatggtcacagtTCACTTCTGTCCTTGAGTTAcggtgttgaataatggccagaaaagtgtttttgcagaacgttatgatgtcacagggaagttgacctttgacttttttgatataaaatgtcatcattttacCATATTAGACAtatgtgtgaaactttgtcataattagcgtatgaattcttgagttatggccaaaaacgtgttttgtgaggtcacagtgaccttgacctttggcCATCATATTGGACTGGCATTCACCACGTGACCAGAAACGCATCTGCAAGTGAACGCCATTGttactctgtgtctgctggatgtataaataagcaactatttactaacatgttcaccatatcaaccTAAAAGATGGTAACATGTCATCAGATTGTTGTTTCTGCTTCCCCCATGTGGCCAAAACAATCAGTTacttttttagttgttttttttaccataattcacttttattcatttattcatttttaccaTCATAATTCACCATCAAGTAGGTTCTGGGTCAATGTCTAGCACTTCAAATTATaccaaaatgttgttaaaatgttcatttaaaataaagggTTTTCTTATAGtccaaattccaaaaaaaatgaGTTCTGTCATGCTTTAAATATACCCTCCCAAAGCATTTAACTAATACATATTCAAGAGATGAAGGAACTATTATGTAATTGGTAACTGTCAATGCAGTTTAAGTTTTAATAATCTCCCCCCTTCACAGAAAGATGGTCATCCTCACAGCCCACAAGTGTGAAGCAAACCAGTGTCAGGAAGTTGCAGACATGTCACAAGcaacttcctgttttatcaCAAAGGGCATTGGCCTCCTCTGACTAAGAGAAAGAAATGGGAAATGACACTGAAACACAGTCTCTGTATCTCTTTCAGATTTGTTGAGGTTTGATGAGGAGGGAGGGCTGGGAGGTGATGCAGATTACCCTGTGTCAGAATGTGTGTCAACACAGTTAAAAGGTttaacaggaaattaaacacaCAGTGAAGAGGAAAGTAGAATAACAAGTAGGGTGGATGAGTTTAAAGAGGGTAATTAAATGGAGATTTTGATTTGCAAGCTTAAGATGCTCAGGCAAAATTCCAATTCACCAAATCTGGAAACAAGTGCTTTTTCGACAACATGTACAAATTTGGGTATGTTCATACAGGACAAATGCTGGGGGAAAAAAGACTTGCACCTAAATTGTGGGCATCAGACTAAACATAACAAAATAGACGCCATATAGGCCAGAATTTAATTGTCTTTCTCACAAGGTTTTAGCGAGATATTTGCACAGCAGCAGACATATTTCGTTTCTGGATAATATGCCCCAAAGGAAACTTATTAAGAACAATAAGAGACTCAGATTGCCCCTATGGGAACTCCTGTAGTTGAGGAGCCTGCAAGAAAGAGGCTCATCCTCCCAAAACTCTTAACAACATATGttcatttctgtttgctgtACAGATGCTTCATCAGATCTATTTATTTTAAGTACTTGGgtaaaaaggacaaaacaaaagGCTTATGGACACAAGAATCTCTTCAGTACATTAACAGGACCATCCTGTGGTGGAAAGCAATCAGACAGGCCATGAAAGATGTTTCAGCTCGATGTTGCTGCTTTCCCCTGAAGGTAATATTATTGCACCAGAGGTATGAGGCTGCTGAATGTGTGAATCGATTGCAGGCTGCTTGTGTGTACTCCAAACTCCAGGCCAACATTATTGATGGGACTATTTGTAGCTTTGCGACGTTTACCTTTATCATGTGACACTCATCGCTGTTATGGACTATTTTTATTGCTCTATAACAGAACCCCTTCAAGCGGGGCCTGGGGGAGTAAATATGTTGTGTACGATGTATGTTAGGCCTCCATTATTTCCTCTGCCACCTGAATCGTTCCACTACTTGTATCAATAAACCAAGAGGTTCCATCACAGAGCCTCAGATCTATGAAGGAAGGTAGCCGGCAGTGTACTGCTCACTCACCCTCACCATAATGGCACTGTCACCTTGGCTGCAAGATCCTTCACTTTGATATGTTGAAGTAGCAATGAATACTATTTGTACTGCCCCCTCTGCTCAAAACGACCTTCATATATATCTACCAGGAGTTTAAAGAGGGAACGAGATTTCTGGTTTTTAAAACTCACTTGCTAACCCAAACAAAAACTCCTCTTCCAGTGAAATTTCTGTGTGAACTCTATTTCTTGTCtaataaaatatgagcaaaaaaaatgacagatcCATTTGTTACAgcttttcagtgtttatttcacCATCCTCACCCTTAAGATTATATACCAGatactaaaataaaacacaatattcaaCAAGGTTGTACAGAAATAACCTGCTTGGGGTTAACTAGGTAGTGCAACTTAATACATATCCATGGAAGGGTTAGGTCAATAACATATGTCTTTGACGTCACTATGAACTAAAGAGAAATACATGGTGCAAGACAAATGCTGGAAAGGAATTATATAACTTAGTACAAAGATcccaaagaaaaaagaaaaaaaaaaaaaaaaaaaggccacatACTGAATATTAAcaggaagacaaaacaaatatacactctacagtatatacaacACCACTGTTTGTGTGGATACATTAAAGTTACCCAAAACCTATTGTTTGATATCAAAACACTCATCTCCTGTAGATTTGACCAGAAgctataaaaaaatattgtgtaataAATGTTCTGTCCTTTTCAAAGCACAACATCTATGATACAGCCACATTTAAAGTCTACAGGGGCTGACTGTTTGATACTCAAAAGATAGATGTTTGGAGAGGATCACGTGAACACACATTGTgacaattcatttaaaaagcagggGAGCCTTATAAATAACTTATTAGagtccaaaaatgaaaaaaaaaaaaaaaaaaagagaaaaaaaaaaagacaaaattagaATTCACCAACATCCACCCTCTTGTCCCTGAACTTGCTTCTGGCCTTGGTCCGAGCCTTGAACGCGGCAGAGTTGTGGAGATGCTGGAAAAGAGAGGGCAGGGGTGTTAATACaaagtggagggaaaaaaaaaaaaaaaaaaaaaaaaaaaaaaaaaaaaaaagctacaaggatttgtgtttaaaatcgggaaacaaaacaaaacatacccTTTCAAAGCGAGAGATTTTCATGGCCTTCATTGTGGCTGAATCAACCAACATAGGTGGTCCCAGTTCAAACACATCTCTGATGAATTCATTTGCCTGGTTGgagaaaagttaaaaacaaaaacaattgaAAACACAGTTCTGCTAATCATTAGCATAATATAAATGTCAGCGTAGGACAAATCTGAACAGAAACTAGTTTATTTAGGATACTGTTTGCAGTGTTATGTGGTCTGAAATATGTTCCATTGTCTCATCTTCACTTGTGAAATTGTTGCATGTTTTCCACAAGCGTGGGCTGTCGGCCAGATTGCAAACTAACTGTCCAACCAGCTGCCTTTAAATGGGTTTCTTTCTCCCCCCTCAAATATGCAACATTATCCTAAATCAAGTTAATTAGCCATCTTCCCGCATCAGGCAGACAGTTACTATATTTTGTATCACTGCTGTGTCAGTGCAGGAAAAATGACCTCTTGTTATTTATCATCCAGTCAAACAGAGCCTCATGAGAACAAAAACTGTAgtgcaattaaattaaaatgtcactATCAGGTATTAGTTTCTGTTATAGGCGATGTCAACGCACATTATGCATTTAaattttgtatttacatttatgaCAACATTCCACAGATACTTTACAACTCATTAAAAAGATACCTGTAGGTGGTAGTTCATCCCAGAGCCCACAAACTCTCTGAAAGCATCGTATGTCCTCTTTCTAACCCAGCTGTCAATGGTCATGCGCTCTGTCCCAAAGCGAATGGTCTCGGACTGGAAGTCGCCCTCCTGAAAGAATATATAGAGGGTGGTGAGAAAGATAACCATGGACACAAACAGATTCTTACACTGATGTGAAACACCAAGGTGGCGCTGCCGTGCTGGTGACATGGAGGAGGGCTCTTGCTGCACATTGTTTGTGTCGTCTCTGTCATCGGTTGGCGCACTGAGCACTACATTTACTGAGTGTGGGTGTTAGTCTGGACTGTAAGTAAACAGCAGGGAAGATTATGGGAACGCCCACACCCCTCACtccaacacatttttgagcagTCAACTATTCGGCAGGCTAACAGGATTTTATCCAACTTTTTCCAACTCTGAGTGTGTGCTGCTGAACTCTGGAAGGAGCTACAGGGTCCCTTTGTTTAAGAACAACTGTTATAAATGTTCATCAGGACAGACAATAGCAGGGGCAGAGGCAGGCTCCATCAATCGCTTGTGTGCTTGTAAGCATGTAAAGTAAGATGTGTTGTTGCTTGTAATTTATGTACTAAGATGTGTATGTTCTGAGAAGTATGCCTTCAAATCTCTTTTAAAAGTGTGAATGGTTTTGTGACTAATTTGCTCAGCTGTTTTATCCCAGGCTAATGTCTGCACATTAAATAGGGactatttaatgtgttttattgtaatgtCTGGTTTGATGAAGCAGTTTCCTTTATCCAAGACTATTTTTCCTATGGGAGATAATAAAGTAACCTTGACCTTATTCACAGCCTCAATCCtcctcaaaaaaaaagcaaagtgtgCCCTCTCAAAGTTGTCCTCCgctaaaaaaaatgctgcatctCTAGTCTGTCACTCCAATCCACTCTATATAATAAGCAGGAAGTTAAAAGCCCAAATTGCAAAttataaaactgtcaaaacacggAATACTCACCTCGACAGCCTTGAGCACATCCCTGAATACCGACCGCTGCTTCTTCTTGTCCATTTTGGCTCTGTGCTTGTTGCAGTCTGTGGCCAATGCATTCAATTTATCGCACAGTTCATCCCAGTCATCAAACTCAAAGTCCTGAAGGGACACAAGGTAAAGAAATGCTGCACTCATGACCAATGAAAACTATTCAGCCAGACATGCATGTAAATTTAACGCAatttaaaaagactaaaatgacaGTCCTTTTGTATCCAGCAACAGTGATGTCTTCCATTTTTTTGTCCCAACAGTTGATAGTACAGGAATGACAAGTGATGGGACATTAAACATGTGAAAATTGAACAGCATGGATGTGAACTTACAGAGTCCATGTCTCTGGCCAGCTCAAAGAGCAGGGCGATGGTCTCCCCTGCAGCGATTCTCATATTGACATCCTCACTTTCCAACAACCTTGGCAGTTTGGGCAGGTGTctgaataacaaaataaatgcatctaaattttttaaaaatatattcttcTATTTTCTAATGCTTATCTAGATCTGAAGAGCAGTAAAATGACATGACTACAAAAAAATTTAATAAATCATGTTTGGCTCTCTCTGCGGTATGTAGTTGAGGTGAACTTGACtttatgttttatcatttgtgaCAGTTGGTCTTACTTGCGCAGGATGTCTTTGAGTTGGCTGGCAGTGCAGATGGTGAGCAGCAATGCCCAGGACAGCAGAGCGTTGGTGTGGAGTTGGCTTGTCTGGAGACTGATCGAAGGACAGGTACCATCTACCCTCGTGTAGGACCTGGTGAACAGGTTCTCAAAGCACTCCATGGTGGAATGCACGTCCTAGAGCAGGAAGCAGCAGAGGATCTTATCAGGAATGGAGTTTGTCATGCAAAAATCAAGAACTACTaggaatgtttttttaaaaaacaacaacaacaaactcatCACAATTAACATGTTTCTGCCTTCATGATTAACTCCAAGGGGGATGACCGGAGGAGGCACAATGTCACAACCAATAATTACTACAAATATACAACTGAAACAGGTTGTAAAGGAGACGTCACTGCAGTTTGCCCTCAATCCCAGAAGTGTCAAACCACAGaaaagacaatgaaaatgatcaaaacttaCCAAAATGTCATCTTCTGCAACCAAAGTACAAAGGCCCAGACTTGTTGCCACCTATTACAAGAACAAAGAGACTCCTTTCAGCTGGCTTTTCACAGCATAGAGGTTTCAGAAAAATCAACCGCATTCTTCCACGGTAATAGAAAGAGTAATAAAATCAGGTACTCACAGCCTGTCTGGCCTGAATGTTGGCTGATCCATCTG is a genomic window of Thunnus albacares chromosome 23, fThuAlb1.1, whole genome shotgun sequence containing:
- the ifrd1 gene encoding interferon-related developmental regulator 1, producing the protein MPRAKKKNSRGGQHGNVQPFSDEDASVETLSHCSSFSDATSVADDGGEASEDTAQEDFQYKLKGFIDSTVDKSAKTRQGALDGLKTAMATRILYEFISERRMTITDSIERCLKKGKGEEQRAAASLACLLCIQLGSGIESEEVFKTLKPIFKNILADGSANIQARQAVATSLGLCTLVAEDDILDVHSTMECFENLFTRSYTRVDGTCPSISLQTSQLHTNALLSWALLLTICTASQLKDILRKHLPKLPRLLESEDVNMRIAAGETIALLFELARDMDSDFEFDDWDELCDKLNALATDCNKHRAKMDKKKQRSVFRDVLKAVEEGDFQSETIRFGTERMTIDSWVRKRTYDAFREFVGSGMNYHLQANEFIRDVFELGPPMLVDSATMKAMKISRFERHLHNSAAFKARTKARSKFRDKRVDVGEF